A section of the Rhodobacter sp. genome encodes:
- a CDS encoding CDGSH iron-sulfur domain-containing protein, with translation MSEAPIIAQKAPYPVEVEAGKSYYWCACGRSQNQPFCDGSHKGTGLSPTKFTAEDSKRVFLCGCKHSAKAPFCDGSHKAL, from the coding sequence ATGAGCGAAGCCCCCATCATTGCCCAGAAAGCCCCCTATCCGGTCGAGGTCGAGGCCGGCAAAAGCTATTACTGGTGCGCCTGCGGACGTTCGCAGAACCAGCCCTTCTGCGACGGGTCGCACAAGGGCACCGGCCTGTCGCCGACGAAATTCACCGCCGAGGACAGCAAGCGCGTCTTCCTGTGCGGCTGCAAGCACTCGGCCAAGGCGCCGTTCTGCGACGGCAGCCACAAGGCACTGTAA
- a CDS encoding helix-turn-helix transcriptional regulator — MKRQSLLAIALLVQACCTVLFVADILGSVLGIESVLLSWQTHELLEIGALLGLVLGFVLGALALLRAQRDARQAEAGLKRAQSAFAAVMDDRFDAWGLTPAERDVALFAIKGMTTAEIAGLRGTSEGTVKAQSNAIYRKAGVSSRSQLLGLFIEDLVGPDAGAPPGTNGARA, encoded by the coding sequence ATGAAGCGACAGTCCCTTCTGGCGATCGCGCTTTTGGTGCAGGCCTGCTGCACCGTGCTGTTCGTGGCCGATATCCTGGGCTCGGTGCTGGGGATCGAATCGGTGCTGCTCAGCTGGCAGACCCACGAGCTGCTGGAAATCGGCGCGTTGCTGGGCCTGGTGCTGGGCTTCGTGCTGGGCGCGCTGGCGCTTCTGCGGGCGCAGCGCGACGCGCGGCAGGCGGAGGCGGGCCTCAAACGCGCGCAATCGGCCTTTGCCGCCGTGATGGACGACCGCTTCGACGCCTGGGGTCTGACGCCGGCCGAACGCGACGTGGCGCTCTTTGCCATCAAGGGCATGACCACGGCCGAAATCGCCGGACTGCGCGGCACCTCGGAAGGCACGGTCAAGGCCCAGTCGAACGCGATCTACCGCAAGGCGGGGGTGTCGAGTCGCAGCCAGTTGTTGGGTCTGTTCATCGAGGACCTGGTCGGCCCCGATGCGGGCGCGCCACCCGGGACCAACGGCGCCCGGGCCTGA
- a CDS encoding group III truncated hemoglobin has product MLEPRIPVTAEQIDIVVADFYAFVREHPGLGPVFARHVTDWPAHEAKIARFWRNAILYEKGYDGNPLAVHRAAGNVRPGMFDPWLGLFDMVLRRNLPPEAAAAWSALAHRIGRSLRAGVVEQTLGADGIPRLR; this is encoded by the coding sequence ATGCTGGAACCTCGCATCCCCGTCACCGCCGAACAGATCGACATCGTCGTCGCGGATTTCTATGCCTTTGTGCGCGAACACCCCGGCTTGGGCCCGGTGTTCGCCCGCCATGTCACCGACTGGCCCGCGCATGAGGCCAAGATCGCGCGCTTCTGGCGCAATGCGATCCTGTATGAAAAGGGCTATGACGGGAACCCGCTGGCGGTGCACCGCGCCGCCGGCAATGTGCGGCCGGGGATGTTCGATCCCTGGCTGGGGCTCTTCGACATGGTGCTGCGCCGCAATCTGCCGCCCGAGGCCGCAGCCGCCTGGTCGGCGCTGGCGCACCGTATCGGGCGCAGCCTGCGCGCCGGCGTGGTCGAGCAGACCCTTGGCGCGGACGGCATTCCGCGCCTGCGCTGA
- the trpB gene encoding tryptophan synthase subunit beta, whose translation MPDDLMNSYMTGPDEQGRFGIFGGRFVSETLMPLILDLEARYEHAKTDQSFWDEMNDLWKHYVGRPSPLYFAQRLTDELGGAKIYLKREELNHTGAHKINNVLGQIILARRMGKTRIIAETGAGQHGVATATVCAKFGLKCIVYMGATDVERQAPNVFRMKLLGAEVVPVTSGRGTLKDAMNDALRDWVTNVRDTFYCIGTVAGPHPYPAMVRDFQAIIGQETRWQLEEQEGKGRLPDTIIAAVGGGSNAMGLFYPFLDDPSVQIIGVEAGGHGVDERMEHCASLTGGRPGVLHGNRTYLLQDPDGQILEGHSISAGLDYPGIGPEHAWLHDIGRAKYVSITDTEALAAFQQLCRTEGIIPALESSHALAHVAKIAPDLPRDHIIVVNLSGRGDKDIFTVAKHLGEQMSV comes from the coding sequence ATGCCCGACGATCTGATGAATTCCTATATGACCGGCCCCGACGAACAGGGCCGCTTCGGCATTTTCGGCGGTCGTTTCGTCAGCGAGACGCTGATGCCGCTGATCCTCGACCTCGAAGCGCGATACGAGCACGCCAAGACGGACCAAAGCTTCTGGGACGAGATGAACGACCTGTGGAAGCACTATGTCGGTCGTCCCAGCCCGCTCTATTTCGCGCAGCGCCTGACCGATGAACTGGGCGGCGCCAAGATCTATCTGAAGCGCGAGGAACTGAACCACACGGGCGCGCACAAGATCAACAACGTGCTGGGGCAGATCATCCTGGCCCGCCGGATGGGCAAGACGCGCATCATCGCGGAAACCGGCGCCGGACAGCACGGGGTCGCCACCGCGACGGTCTGCGCCAAGTTCGGGCTGAAGTGCATCGTCTATATGGGCGCGACGGATGTCGAACGTCAGGCGCCCAACGTCTTCCGCATGAAACTGCTGGGGGCCGAGGTCGTGCCCGTGACCTCGGGCCGGGGCACGCTGAAGGACGCGATGAACGACGCGCTGCGCGACTGGGTGACCAACGTGCGCGACACGTTCTATTGCATCGGCACGGTGGCGGGCCCGCACCCCTATCCGGCGATGGTGCGCGATTTCCAGGCGATCATCGGCCAGGAAACCCGTTGGCAACTCGAGGAGCAGGAAGGCAAGGGCCGTCTGCCCGACACGATCATCGCTGCCGTCGGCGGCGGGTCGAACGCAATGGGGTTGTTCTACCCGTTCCTGGACGATCCCTCGGTGCAGATCATCGGCGTCGAGGCCGGCGGCCACGGCGTGGATGAGCGTATGGAACACTGCGCCAGCCTGACGGGCGGGCGCCCGGGCGTGCTGCATGGCAACCGCACCTATCTGCTGCAAGATCCCGACGGTCAGATTCTTGAGGGGCATTCGATCAGTGCGGGCCTGGACTATCCGGGAATCGGCCCCGAACACGCCTGGCTGCACGATATCGGGCGGGCGAAATACGTGTCGATCACGGATACCGAGGCCCTCGCGGCCTTTCAGCAACTCTGCCGGACCGAGGGAATCATCCCCGCGCTGGAAAGCTCGCACGCGCTGGCGCATGTGGCCAAGATCGCGCCCGACCTGCCGCGCGACCATATCATTGTCGTCAACCTTTCAGGGCGCGGGGACAAGGACATCTTCACGGTCGCCAAGCATCTGGGCGAACAGATGAGCGTCTGA
- the ihfB gene encoding integration host factor subunit beta yields MIRSELIQKLAEDNPHLYQRDVERIVNTFFDEIIEALARGERVELRGFGAFSVKQRDARTGRNPRTGATVEVEEKCVPFFKTGKLLRDRLNGLES; encoded by the coding sequence ATGATCCGTTCGGAACTGATTCAAAAGCTCGCCGAGGATAATCCGCACCTGTACCAGCGGGACGTCGAGCGAATCGTCAACACCTTCTTCGATGAGATCATCGAGGCCCTCGCGCGCGGCGAACGGGTTGAATTGCGCGGCTTCGGCGCCTTTTCGGTCAAGCAGCGCGATGCGCGCACCGGGCGCAATCCCCGCACCGGCGCCACTGTCGAGGTCGAGGAAAAATGCGTCCCGTTCTTCAAGACCGGCAAGCTGCTGCGCGACCGGCTCAACGGGCTGGAGAGCTGA
- a CDS encoding aldo/keto reductase — protein MQMRRLGRNGPRVSPVGYGAMSFSDFYGPTTEGASHAILDLMRDRGANHLDTSNVYGNGRSETWIGSYLAANPGARADFVIATKAGITKDADGKRCFSNSAAHLEAELDASLKRLGVDHVDLFYVHRREAERPIEEVTETLARLKAKGKTRAIGFSEIAPASLRRAAAVHPVDAVQSEYSLQTRLPELGLVQACAELGTALVAFSPVGRSMLTDHPIRPDRLSEVAFLKNNPRFLPGNHEANLAITDRFRALAAELGEPAAALANAWLLSRGPHILPIPGTRSVGHFQECLRGGEITLTPEILARIDTVLPAGWAHGDRYDAVQWVGPERYC, from the coding sequence ATGCAGATGCGCAGGCTTGGCCGCAACGGACCCCGGGTTTCCCCTGTCGGCTATGGGGCGATGTCGTTTTCGGATTTCTACGGTCCGACGACCGAGGGCGCCTCGCACGCGATCCTGGACCTGATGCGCGACCGGGGCGCGAACCATCTCGATACCTCGAATGTTTACGGCAACGGGCGGTCGGAAACCTGGATCGGCAGCTATCTGGCCGCGAACCCCGGCGCGCGCGCGGATTTCGTCATCGCCACCAAGGCGGGGATCACCAAGGACGCGGACGGCAAGCGGTGCTTTTCGAACAGCGCCGCGCATCTCGAGGCCGAGCTGGACGCCAGCCTCAAGCGACTGGGTGTCGATCATGTGGACCTGTTCTATGTCCACCGCCGCGAGGCCGAGCGACCGATCGAGGAGGTGACCGAGACGCTGGCCCGGCTCAAGGCCAAGGGCAAGACCCGCGCCATCGGCTTTTCGGAAATCGCGCCCGCGTCGCTGCGCCGGGCGGCGGCGGTGCATCCGGTCGATGCGGTGCAATCCGAATACAGCCTGCAAACCCGCCTGCCCGAACTGGGCCTGGTGCAGGCCTGCGCCGAGCTGGGCACCGCGCTGGTCGCCTTTTCGCCGGTGGGGCGCTCCATGCTGACCGACCACCCGATCCGCCCGGATCGCCTGTCCGAGGTCGCGTTCCTCAAGAACAACCCCCGGTTCCTGCCCGGCAACCACGAGGCCAACCTGGCGATCACCGACCGGTTCCGCGCGCTTGCCGCCGAGTTGGGCGAACCCGCTGCTGCGCTGGCGAACGCCTGGCTGCTGAGCCGCGGACCGCACATCCTGCCGATCCCGGGCACCCGGTCGGTGGGCCATTTCCAGGAATGCCTGCGCGGCGGCGAAATCACCCTTACGCCCGAAATCCTGGCGCGGATCGACACGGTGCTGCCCGCGGGCTGGGCGCACGGCGACCGCTACGACGCCGTGCAATGGGTCGGCCCCGAGCGCTACTGCTGA
- a CDS encoding phosphoribosylanthranilate isomerase, translating into MTRLPVRVKICGLTRPQDIEAVAAAGAGYAGLVFFPKSPRALSPAQARALSLAAPPGLARVGLFVDADDALIDTVLAEAPLDMLQLHGHESPERVSDLRARHGLPVMKAVGISGPQDLPALAIYGRVADMLLVDAKPPRDAVLPGGNGLAFDWRLIAGRRWPVPWMLAGGLDAGNVRDAIALTGARQVDVSSGVESAPGIKDADRIAAFCAAAMG; encoded by the coding sequence ATGACCCGCTTGCCGGTTCGGGTGAAGATCTGCGGCCTGACCCGGCCGCAGGACATCGAGGCCGTGGCCGCCGCCGGCGCGGGCTATGCCGGGCTGGTCTTTTTCCCGAAATCGCCGCGCGCGCTGAGCCCCGCGCAGGCCCGCGCGCTGTCGCTGGCGGCCCCGCCCGGGTTGGCGCGGGTGGGACTGTTCGTCGATGCGGACGACGCCCTGATCGACACCGTCCTGGCCGAGGCGCCCCTGGACATGCTGCAACTCCATGGTCACGAAAGCCCCGAGCGCGTCAGCGACCTGCGCGCCCGTCACGGGTTGCCGGTGATGAAGGCCGTAGGCATTTCCGGGCCGCAGGATCTGCCGGCGCTGGCCATCTATGGCCGTGTGGCGGACATGCTGCTGGTCGATGCCAAACCGCCCCGCGACGCCGTGCTTCCCGGGGGGAACGGGCTGGCCTTTGACTGGCGGCTCATCGCCGGGCGGCGCTGGCCGGTGCCCTGGATGCTGGCCGGTGGACTCGATGCGGGCAATGTGCGCGACGCGATCGCGCTGACCGGGGCGCGTCAGGTCGATGTATCCTCGGGCGTGGAAAGCGCGCCGGGGATCAAGGATGCGGACAGGATCGCGGCCTTCTGCGCCGCGGCGATGGGGTAG
- a CDS encoding AMP-binding protein — protein MTIIRSPYPDVPIRDLSITELVFAGIDPAQAILIDGPTGREVTGAQFIGGVKALAGGLTARGYAPGGCVALMAPNIPEFCTVFHAVAWAGGTVTTVNPTYTAHELRHQLNDAGAELLVTVAPFLDTAREGIKGTRVREIVVIGPGVDEVPGLAAFMGAPLDTQAPVDLDAHVVCLPYSSGTTGLPKGVMLTQRNLTVNADQLLALADLHRGEHTVAFLPFFHIYGLHVLMNVYIAAGGSLVTMPRFDLEMFLTLCQKYRTPRMWIVPPVALALAKHPLVDKFDLSFLVQINSAAAPLGADVAEAMGARLGTAATQGYGMTELSPGSHVSPKGKGRKGASGVTIPNTLCRIVDPETMTDAPDGADGEIWVKGPQVMKGYLNNPKATAETIVEDGWLRTGDIGHFDADGYLYITDRLKELIKVKGFQVAPAELEALLLKHPAITDAAVIGVVDPDAGEVPMAFIVSANPPSLAEVQAFLDPEIAHYKQIRRLQVLDTIPKSTSGKILRRMLRDQVAQQ, from the coding sequence ATGACCATCATCCGCAGCCCCTATCCCGACGTTCCGATCCGCGATCTGTCGATCACCGAACTGGTGTTCGCGGGCATCGACCCCGCGCAGGCGATCCTGATCGACGGCCCGACCGGTCGCGAGGTCACCGGCGCGCAATTCATCGGCGGGGTCAAGGCGTTGGCTGGCGGGTTGACGGCGCGCGGCTATGCGCCGGGCGGTTGCGTCGCGCTGATGGCGCCCAACATCCCCGAGTTCTGCACCGTCTTTCACGCCGTCGCCTGGGCGGGGGGCACGGTCACCACGGTGAACCCGACCTACACCGCGCATGAATTGCGACACCAGTTGAACGACGCGGGCGCCGAGTTGCTGGTGACCGTCGCACCCTTCCTGGACACCGCCAGAGAGGGGATCAAGGGCACCAGGGTGCGCGAGATCGTGGTCATCGGCCCCGGCGTGGACGAGGTGCCCGGGCTGGCCGCGTTCATGGGCGCGCCGCTTGACACGCAGGCGCCGGTCGATCTGGACGCGCATGTGGTCTGCCTGCCCTATTCCTCGGGCACGACGGGCCTGCCCAAGGGCGTGATGCTGACCCAGCGCAACCTCACGGTGAACGCGGACCAGTTGCTGGCCCTGGCCGATCTGCACAGGGGCGAGCATACCGTCGCCTTCCTGCCGTTCTTTCACATCTACGGGCTGCACGTTCTGATGAACGTGTATATCGCCGCCGGCGGGTCGCTGGTGACCATGCCTCGGTTCGATCTGGAGATGTTCCTGACGCTTTGCCAGAAATACCGCACGCCGCGCATGTGGATCGTGCCCCCGGTCGCGCTGGCGCTGGCGAAACACCCGCTGGTGGACAAATTCGACCTGAGTTTCCTTGTGCAGATCAACTCGGCCGCGGCGCCCCTGGGTGCGGATGTCGCCGAGGCGATGGGCGCGCGGCTGGGCACCGCGGCGACGCAGGGCTACGGCATGACCGAACTCAGCCCCGGCAGCCATGTCTCGCCCAAGGGCAAGGGCCGCAAGGGGGCCTCGGGGGTCACCATTCCGAACACGTTGTGCCGCATCGTCGATCCCGAGACGATGACGGACGCCCCGGATGGCGCCGACGGCGAGATCTGGGTCAAGGGTCCGCAAGTGATGAAGGGCTATCTGAACAACCCCAAGGCCACTGCCGAAACCATCGTCGAGGACGGCTGGCTGCGGACCGGGGACATCGGCCATTTCGATGCCGATGGCTATCTCTACATCACCGACCGGCTGAAAGAGCTGATCAAGGTCAAGGGCTTCCAGGTGGCACCGGCAGAGCTGGAGGCGCTGCTGCTGAAGCACCCGGCGATCACCGATGCCGCCGTGATCGGCGTCGTCGATCCCGACGCCGGCGAGGTGCCGATGGCGTTCATCGTGTCGGCCAACCCGCCCTCGCTGGCCGAAGTGCAGGCCTTCCTGGACCCCGAGATCGCGCATTACAAGCAGATCCGCCGGCTTCAGGTGCTGGACACGATCCCGAAATCGACCTCGGGCAAGATCCTCAGGCGGATGCTCAGGGACCAGGTCGCTCAGCAGTAG
- a CDS encoding DUF2237 domain-containing protein — protein MEPSINVLGDPLESCSQDPVTGFFRNGCCDTAASDQGMHTVCAVMTAEFLALSKYLGNDLSTPRPEFGFAGLKPGDQWCLCAGRFLQAHDEGAAPRIRLRATHRRTLTVVPLDVLRLHALDDPGM, from the coding sequence ATGGAGCCGTCGATCAATGTCTTGGGCGACCCCCTCGAGTCCTGCTCGCAGGACCCGGTGACGGGGTTCTTTCGCAACGGCTGTTGCGATACGGCCGCGTCGGACCAGGGCATGCACACGGTCTGCGCGGTGATGACCGCGGAATTCCTGGCCCTGTCGAAATACCTGGGCAACGATCTCAGCACCCCGCGGCCCGAGTTCGGCTTTGCAGGGCTGAAGCCGGGCGACCAGTGGTGCCTGTGCGCGGGCCGTTTCCTGCAAGCCCATGACGAGGGCGCCGCGCCGCGCATCCGGCTGCGCGCGACGCACAGGCGCACGCTGACGGTGGTGCCGCTGGATGTGCTGCGCCTGCACGCGCTGGACGATCCGGGGATGTGA
- a CDS encoding LapA family protein: MKYLRYALLAIVLLLCVTVALANHDPVTLALWPDTVTAFVGFGYTITLPLFLIVGGAAGLGLLFGLVWEWLRERGQRVEGKKAVRELEKARSDQVVPSAAGAAKTNPQRDQVLAILDEPTQ, translated from the coding sequence ATGAAATACCTTCGTTACGCCCTGCTGGCGATCGTTCTTCTGTTGTGTGTGACCGTCGCGCTGGCCAACCATGACCCGGTGACGCTGGCGTTGTGGCCCGATACGGTGACCGCCTTCGTCGGTTTCGGCTACACGATCACGCTGCCGCTGTTCCTGATCGTCGGCGGCGCGGCGGGGCTGGGGCTGTTGTTCGGCCTGGTCTGGGAATGGTTGCGCGAACGCGGGCAGCGGGTCGAGGGCAAGAAGGCGGTGCGCGAGCTGGAAAAGGCGCGCAGCGATCAGGTCGTCCCGTCGGCGGCCGGGGCGGCAAAGACCAATCCGCAGCGCGACCAGGTGCTGGCGATCCTCGACGAACCGACGCAATGA
- a CDS encoding DUF839 domain-containing protein: protein MLRRSLLLATSALIAAPILAHAQALSFAPVPFAADDAARRQVLASESVTLDGQVHAIGYHAFARSGDAHGDHRFGALVTRSGATITDAQGHPDLSSSADFTSLIQANGRLYSITHFENRPGAMYLSELAQAPDGTLTMIATAPIDFSGLNGLWVPCAGSVTPWNTHLGSEEYPADARQIAEAQQLSDIDGYAFDMVRYEGIDPASLDLATFRAAYRPYRYGSPIEVTIDEGGTATPVRHHAMGRIAVELASVMPDQRTAYISDDGSNVGLFRFVADRAGDLSAGQLYAARWIQTSAEGAGAATLAWVDLGHADDASVRAAVEAGVGFDDLFDTAAMAEDGTCPAGFLASNAETRAECLRVRDGMDMLASRLETRRYASMMGATTEFRKMEGITYNPEANTLYLAMSEVSKGMEDAASQDRGGRNDIRLEKNGCGAVYALTLDAGYVATALTTLVAGIPAQYGDDTPMAGNTCDIDAIANPDNLTYLPGHDTLIIGEDSGSGHRNDVIWSMNLTSGALTRIFSTPYGAETTSPYWYPDVGGHGYLMAVVQHPYGESDEDQLRDPAEARAYVGYIGPFPALN, encoded by the coding sequence ATGCTTCGCCGTTCCCTTCTTCTGGCCACCTCGGCGCTGATCGCCGCGCCGATCCTCGCTCATGCGCAGGCGCTGTCCTTTGCGCCGGTGCCCTTTGCCGCCGACGATGCCGCGCGGCGCCAGGTTCTGGCGTCCGAGAGCGTCACCCTGGACGGGCAGGTCCATGCGATCGGTTATCATGCCTTTGCGCGCAGCGGTGATGCGCATGGCGATCACCGTTTTGGCGCGCTGGTCACCCGCAGCGGCGCGACGATCACCGACGCGCAAGGCCACCCGGACCTGTCGTCCTCGGCCGACTTCACCTCGTTGATCCAGGCGAACGGGCGCCTCTATTCCATCACCCATTTCGAGAACCGCCCCGGCGCGATGTATCTGAGCGAACTCGCGCAGGCGCCGGACGGCACGCTGACCATGATCGCCACCGCGCCGATCGACTTTTCGGGCCTCAACGGTCTTTGGGTGCCTTGCGCCGGTTCGGTGACCCCCTGGAACACGCATCTCGGGTCCGAGGAATACCCCGCCGATGCCCGCCAGATCGCCGAGGCGCAGCAGCTTTCGGACATCGACGGCTATGCCTTTGACATGGTGCGCTACGAGGGGATCGACCCGGCGAGCCTGGATCTGGCGACCTTCCGCGCGGCCTATCGCCCCTATCGCTACGGCTCGCCGATCGAGGTGACGATTGACGAGGGCGGCACCGCGACGCCGGTGCGCCACCACGCCATGGGCCGGATCGCGGTCGAACTGGCCTCGGTCATGCCCGACCAGCGCACCGCCTATATTTCGGACGATGGCTCGAACGTGGGGCTGTTCCGCTTCGTGGCGGACAGGGCCGGCGATCTGTCGGCCGGGCAGCTTTATGCGGCGCGCTGGATCCAGACCTCGGCCGAGGGTGCCGGGGCCGCGACCCTCGCCTGGGTGGACCTGGGCCACGCCGACGATGCCAGTGTGCGGGCGGCCGTCGAGGCGGGCGTCGGCTTTGACGACCTGTTCGACACCGCCGCCATGGCCGAGGACGGCACTTGCCCCGCCGGTTTCCTGGCATCGAACGCCGAAACCCGGGCCGAATGCCTGCGCGTGCGCGACGGGATGGACATGTTGGCCTCGCGGCTGGAAACGCGGCGCTATGCCTCGATGATGGGCGCGACGACCGAGTTCCGCAAGATGGAGGGCATCACCTACAACCCCGAGGCCAACACCCTGTATCTGGCGATGTCCGAGGTCTCCAAGGGGATGGAGGACGCGGCGTCGCAGGACCGGGGCGGGCGCAACGACATCCGGTTGGAAAAGAACGGCTGCGGCGCGGTCTATGCGCTGACCCTGGACGCGGGCTATGTCGCCACCGCCCTGACCACGCTGGTTGCGGGCATCCCGGCGCAGTATGGCGATGACACGCCGATGGCCGGCAACACCTGCGACATCGACGCAATCGCGAACCCCGACAACCTGACCTACCTTCCGGGCCATGACACGCTCATCATCGGCGAGGATTCGGGCAGCGGGCACCGCAATGACGTGATCTGGTCGATGAACCTGACCTCGGGCGCGTTGACCCGCATCTTTTCGACCCCTTACGGCGCCGAGACGACCTCGCCCTACTGGTATCCCGATGTCGGCGGGCACGGCTATCTGATGGCGGTGGTGCAGCACCCCTATGGCGAATCGGACGAGGACCAATTGCGCGACCCCGCCGAGGCGCGCGCCTATGTGGGCTATATCGGGCCCTTCCCGGCGCTGAACTGA
- the rpsA gene encoding 30S ribosomal protein S1 yields MSNAMEEFEALLAESFEIDTPQEGTVVKGRVIAIEAGQAIIDVGYKMEGRVDLKEFANPGEAPEVAIGDEVEVYLERVENARGEAVVSREKARREAAWDRLEKAYEDELRVEGAIFGRVKGGFTVDLGGAVAFLPGSQVDVRPVRDAGPLMGLKQPFQILKMDRRRGNIVVSRRAILEESRAEQRAEVIGKLAEGQVLEGVVKNITEYGAFVDLGGVDGLLHVTDMAWRRINHPSEVLSIGQSLKVQVIKINKETHRISLGIKQLQADPWDAVESNYPLGSVHKGRVTNITDYGAFVELEPGVEGLVHVSEMSWTKKNVHPGKIVSTSQEVEVMVLEIDSAKRRVSLGLKQTQRNPWEVFAETHPSGSTIEGEVKNITEFGLFIGLDGDIDGMVHLSDLSWDQRGEEAIQNYRKGDVVQAAVLEVDVERERISLSIKALGADTFSEAVDGVKRGSIITVEVTAIEDGGIEVDYNGMKSFIRRSDLARDRADQRPERFGVGDKVDVRVTSVDSKTRKLGLSIKAREIAEEKEAVEQYGSSDAGASLGDILGAALRGNN; encoded by the coding sequence ATGAGCAACGCTATGGAAGAATTCGAAGCCCTCCTTGCCGAGAGCTTCGAGATCGACACCCCCCAGGAAGGGACGGTTGTCAAAGGCCGGGTCATCGCCATCGAGGCGGGCCAGGCCATCATCGACGTCGGCTACAAGATGGAAGGCCGCGTCGATCTGAAAGAATTCGCGAACCCCGGCGAGGCCCCCGAAGTGGCCATCGGCGACGAGGTCGAGGTCTATCTCGAGCGCGTCGAGAACGCCCGTGGCGAAGCCGTTGTGAGCCGTGAGAAGGCCCGCCGCGAAGCCGCCTGGGACCGCCTGGAGAAAGCCTACGAGGACGAGCTGCGCGTCGAAGGCGCGATCTTCGGCCGCGTCAAGGGTGGCTTCACTGTCGATCTGGGCGGTGCCGTGGCCTTCCTGCCGGGCAGCCAGGTCGATGTGCGCCCCGTGCGCGACGCCGGCCCGCTGATGGGTCTGAAGCAGCCCTTCCAGATCCTGAAGATGGACCGCCGCCGGGGCAACATCGTCGTCTCGCGTCGCGCCATCCTGGAAGAAAGCCGCGCCGAACAGCGCGCCGAGGTCATCGGCAAGCTTGCCGAAGGTCAGGTGCTGGAAGGCGTCGTCAAGAACATCACCGAATACGGTGCGTTCGTTGACCTGGGCGGTGTGGACGGCCTGCTGCACGTCACCGACATGGCCTGGCGCCGCATCAACCACCCGTCCGAAGTCCTGTCGATCGGCCAGAGCCTCAAGGTTCAGGTCATCAAGATCAACAAGGAAACCCACCGCATCAGCCTGGGCATCAAGCAGCTTCAGGCCGACCCGTGGGATGCGGTCGAATCCAACTATCCGCTGGGTTCGGTCCACAAGGGCCGCGTGACCAACATCACCGACTACGGCGCGTTCGTCGAGCTGGAGCCGGGTGTCGAAGGTCTGGTTCACGTCTCGGAAATGAGCTGGACCAAGAAGAACGTCCACCCCGGCAAGATCGTCTCGACCTCGCAGGAAGTCGAAGTCATGGTGCTGGAAATCGACAGTGCCAAGCGCCGCGTGTCGCTGGGCCTCAAGCAGACCCAGCGCAACCCGTGGGAAGTCTTTGCCGAAACGCATCCCTCGGGCTCGACCATCGAGGGCGAGGTCAAGAACATCACCGAATTCGGTCTGTTCATCGGCCTGGACGGCGACATCGACGGCATGGTGCACCTGTCGGATCTGTCGTGGGACCAGCGCGGCGAAGAAGCGATCCAGAACTACCGCAAGGGCGACGTGGTGCAGGCCGCCGTGCTCGAGGTCGATGTCGAGCGCGAGCGCATCTCGCTGTCGATCAAGGCTCTGGGCGCCGACACCTTCTCGGAAGCCGTTGACGGCGTGAAGCGCGGCTCGATCATCACGGTCGAGGTCACCGCCATCGAAGACGGCGGCATCGAGGTCGATTACAACGGCATGAAGTCCTTCATCCGTCGTTCGGACCTGGCCCGCGACCGTGCCGACCAGCGCCCTGAGCGCTTTGGCGTCGGCGACAAGGTCGATGTCCGCGTGACCTCGGTCGATTCGAAGACCCGCAAGCTGGGCCTGTCGATCAAGGCCCGCGAGATCGCCGAAGAAAAAGAAGCGGTCGAACAGTATGGCTCGTCGGATGCCGGCGCGTCGCTGGGCGACATCCTCGGCGCGGCCCTGCGCGGCAACAACTGA